In Actinoplanes sp. NBC_00393, a single genomic region encodes these proteins:
- a CDS encoding GlxA family transcriptional regulator, with the protein MDERLFLVVGYDGAELLDIACVTSALHIANRIGATPAYRTVLATLGQQALGCDSGLRLEAQAILERVNEPIDTLLVSGGLGHERAAANQYLVSHVRRLAPLARRVAAVCTGATVLAEAGLLTERRATTHWMYADRLASNYPDVLVDPEPIYIRDGHVSTSGGVTSALDLTLAFIEEDNGPAMARGVALGTVAYLQRPGEQSQVSMFLARRSSDDFVVRRATDHIVGHLNGDLTTGTLARRAGVSERHLSRLFLTYVHQTPAQFVRRARTEAAAHLLTTTELPLAAVARRCGFGSTESLRQAFLDRYAVPPSRYRTAAATAG; encoded by the coding sequence ATGGATGAACGACTGTTCCTGGTCGTCGGGTACGACGGGGCGGAACTGCTCGACATCGCCTGCGTCACGTCCGCGCTGCACATCGCCAACCGGATCGGCGCCACCCCGGCGTACCGGACGGTGCTCGCCACCCTCGGCCAGCAGGCCCTGGGCTGCGACTCCGGGCTGCGGCTGGAGGCACAGGCGATCCTCGAACGGGTCAACGAGCCCATCGACACCCTGCTCGTGTCCGGTGGGCTCGGGCACGAGCGGGCGGCCGCCAATCAGTACCTGGTGAGCCACGTCCGCCGCCTCGCCCCGCTCGCCCGCCGGGTCGCCGCCGTCTGCACCGGCGCCACCGTCCTCGCCGAAGCCGGCCTGCTCACCGAGCGGCGCGCCACCACCCACTGGATGTACGCGGACCGCCTCGCCTCGAACTACCCGGATGTGCTGGTCGACCCCGAGCCGATCTACATCCGGGACGGCCACGTCAGCACCTCCGGCGGCGTGACCAGCGCCCTCGACCTCACGCTGGCCTTCATCGAAGAGGACAACGGTCCCGCGATGGCCCGCGGCGTCGCCCTCGGCACCGTCGCCTACCTGCAGCGGCCGGGAGAGCAGTCGCAGGTCAGCATGTTCCTGGCCCGGCGCAGCAGCGACGACTTCGTGGTCCGGCGGGCGACCGACCACATCGTCGGCCACCTCAACGGCGACCTGACCACCGGTACCCTGGCCCGCCGCGCCGGCGTCAGCGAACGCCACCTGTCGCGGCTCTTCCTGACCTATGTGCACCAGACCCCGGCGCAGTTTGTCCGCCGGGCCCGCACCGAGGCCGCGGCCCACCTGCTGACCACAACCGAGCTGCCGCTGGCAGCGGTGGCCAGGCGGTGCGGTTTCGGCTCCACCGAGTCATTGCGGCAGGCATTCCTGGATCGGTACGCGGTACCGCCGTCCCGCTACCGCACAGCCGCCGCCACCGCAGGCTGA
- a CDS encoding P-loop NTPase, which produces MRVCEIYTCDPETGPLPYPAGSGLLLTDRTVLTANHLLPTGDVLVRFPGADENTCHPAEVRWRSEELDAAVLHIPDGDWVPPNLPGLRWGRFVTGMSGVRAEVAGFPDAHGGIRDWAQAVGSLEEDDERIAVHVESWLRPGGRTLWKGMAGAGLFSESLLAGLIVEDPPEERSRRLIAVPVEALLADAGFAAAVWGDGGAPALEPVEVAGLRSRPVPVRVSPAGLLRAEAEVVPFHGREEELGRLRDWLDGGDAAVRVLTGPGGQGKTRLAREFAREAGRAGWLVVELREDAPGGLFERLRDVREPLLVVVDEADKQRERLERLVGELPEQQRVRLLLVARTGGDWLHELALESDPFAALLPGDDLGAVTERLGPLDAWPTTFRRAVTAFGQRLGVASRASIEVPSLGDDRYGNVLAVHMEAMARLMNAVDPVPGDDAVQVLLEHETRYWLRRARTTYELGGLDAAVLRQTVAVATLCTVRRGPGERLSDLLERVPLLDDQPPAVKAAAAQWLSDFYGEPGWQCAALRPRPLHEHLVAVELAADPRMLDRVVPILTERQACELLTVLARAGGETAAWVIDTLVRRYPKRLAYPAWFAAGLVDEAAAQPLHAALDAIYDGEAARGRRFRQSLSDATVAVGIALSRLRRGTPEQPKPDSESLRPRPERPVVPGVLAEVGARSSAGALVPVAVPSSPRRSRRLPLNWLRLPSPAWAGRSLMTWARRCSPAWIGSWLVALVRRRSPVWAARSLVAWLRRCSPVRAGRSLVAWVRRSSSAWVGRPSAARGRRPLLGRFRLTSPSWVRRPSPGWVRRPSPGWVRRPSPGWVRRPSPGWVRRPAPGWVRRGVLRLPVVGSVVRLVRENPGPARGIAVGAAVVALASPLLAIIPESEAGEPGVAPAEGAAAAPPVPEPPASIGEPAFVPSPTPTRSNTGTALPKRDQVVGPKRTEGRSGRRADSPSADSPSADSPSAGRQPVRTAAQPGRTAAPPVRTAAPKAPAVTSRPRPTRSPLPTVTRTPVGGPQTPTDIPTLTGLPTLPGRMAPAYSIAQPDPADPADPADTSGSDNAPDTDIPPEPDIAPAGDDADGPDDMFTPDDGSTADGVADGDGGPDVGATSGSATSDDESVADDGSAW; this is translated from the coding sequence GTGCGCGTCTGCGAGATCTACACCTGCGACCCGGAGACCGGGCCACTGCCGTATCCGGCGGGCTCCGGTCTGCTGCTCACCGACCGTACGGTGCTGACCGCGAATCATCTGCTGCCGACCGGCGACGTGCTGGTGCGGTTCCCGGGGGCGGACGAGAACACCTGTCATCCGGCTGAGGTGCGCTGGCGGTCGGAGGAACTCGACGCCGCCGTGCTGCACATTCCGGACGGTGACTGGGTGCCGCCGAATCTGCCTGGTCTGCGGTGGGGGCGGTTCGTCACCGGGATGTCCGGGGTCCGGGCGGAGGTGGCCGGCTTTCCCGACGCGCACGGCGGGATCCGGGACTGGGCGCAGGCTGTGGGGTCGCTCGAGGAAGATGACGAGCGGATCGCCGTGCACGTCGAATCGTGGCTGCGGCCGGGTGGGCGGACGTTGTGGAAAGGCATGGCCGGGGCGGGATTGTTCTCCGAAAGCCTGCTGGCCGGGCTGATCGTCGAGGATCCGCCGGAGGAGCGGAGTCGTCGGCTCATCGCGGTGCCGGTGGAGGCGCTGCTCGCCGATGCGGGCTTTGCGGCCGCGGTCTGGGGCGACGGTGGCGCGCCGGCTTTGGAACCGGTCGAGGTGGCCGGGCTGCGTAGCCGTCCGGTGCCGGTGCGGGTGAGTCCGGCCGGGTTGCTGCGGGCTGAGGCCGAGGTGGTGCCGTTCCACGGTCGCGAGGAGGAACTCGGGCGCCTGCGGGACTGGCTCGACGGGGGCGACGCGGCTGTGCGGGTGCTGACCGGGCCGGGTGGGCAGGGCAAGACCCGGCTGGCTCGGGAGTTCGCGCGGGAGGCGGGGCGGGCCGGGTGGCTTGTCGTGGAGTTACGCGAGGATGCGCCGGGCGGGCTGTTCGAGCGGTTGCGGGACGTTCGGGAGCCGTTGCTGGTGGTCGTCGACGAGGCGGACAAGCAGCGGGAACGGCTTGAGCGCCTGGTGGGCGAGCTTCCGGAGCAGCAGCGGGTGCGGTTGTTGCTCGTTGCGCGTACCGGTGGGGATTGGCTGCATGAGCTCGCCCTGGAAAGCGATCCGTTCGCTGCTCTGCTGCCGGGTGATGATCTTGGCGCGGTGACCGAGAGGCTCGGGCCGCTGGATGCCTGGCCGACGACGTTCCGGCGAGCGGTGACCGCTTTTGGTCAGCGGCTGGGAGTGGCTTCGCGGGCGTCGATCGAGGTGCCGTCGCTGGGCGATGATCGGTACGGCAACGTGCTCGCGGTCCACATGGAGGCGATGGCACGGCTGATGAACGCGGTGGATCCGGTGCCCGGCGATGATGCCGTGCAGGTTCTGCTGGAGCATGAGACGCGGTACTGGCTGCGGCGGGCCCGGACTACGTATGAGCTCGGTGGGCTGGATGCCGCGGTGCTGCGGCAGACGGTTGCGGTGGCGACGTTGTGCACGGTTCGGCGGGGGCCGGGGGAGCGGCTGTCGGATCTGCTCGAGCGGGTACCCCTGCTGGATGATCAGCCGCCGGCGGTGAAGGCGGCTGCGGCGCAGTGGTTGTCCGATTTCTACGGTGAGCCGGGCTGGCAATGCGCGGCGTTGCGCCCGCGGCCGTTGCACGAGCATCTGGTCGCTGTTGAGTTGGCGGCGGATCCGCGGATGCTGGATCGAGTAGTGCCGATCCTCACGGAACGTCAAGCATGTGAGTTGCTCACTGTGCTGGCGAGGGCGGGCGGAGAGACTGCCGCCTGGGTGATCGACACGCTGGTGCGGCGCTATCCGAAGCGCCTGGCATATCCGGCGTGGTTCGCGGCTGGGCTGGTGGATGAGGCTGCGGCGCAACCGCTGCACGCGGCCTTGGACGCGATCTATGACGGTGAGGCGGCGCGCGGCCGCAGATTCCGCCAGTCACTCTCCGATGCGACGGTCGCGGTGGGCATTGCGCTGAGCAGGCTCCGGCGGGGTACGCCCGAACAGCCCAAACCCGACTCCGAGTCGCTGCGTCCGCGGCCGGAGCGGCCGGTGGTGCCAGGCGTTCTGGCAGAGGTCGGAGCTCGGTCGTCCGCCGGAGCCCTCGTGCCCGTCGCGGTGCCGTCCTCCCCGCGCCGCTCCCGGCGTCTCCCGCTGAACTGGCTGCGACTTCCGTCGCCGGCGTGGGCTGGCCGTTCGCTGATGACCTGGGCTCGTCGTTGCTCGCCAGCGTGGATCGGCAGCTGGCTGGTGGCCTTGGTCCGACGTCGTTCGCCTGTGTGGGCGGCCCGTTCGCTGGTTGCTTGGTTGCGTCGTTGCTCGCCGGTTCGGGCGGGTCGTTCGCTGGTGGCCTGGGTGCGTCGTTCTTCGTCGGCGTGGGTGGGCCGTCCGTCGGCGGCGCGGGGCCGTCGTCCCTTGCTGGGTCGGTTCCGGCTTACTTCGCCGAGTTGGGTTCGGCGTCCCTCGCCCGGCTGGGTTCGGCGTCCCTCGCCCGGCTGGGTCCGGCGTCCCTCGCCCGGCTGGGTCCGGCGTCCCTCGCCCGGCTGGGTCCGGCGTCCCGCGCCCGGCTGGGTCCGGCGGGGAGTGCTGCGGTTGCCGGTCGTGGGGTCTGTAGTGCGGCTGGTGCGTGAGAATCCTGGGCCGGCGCGGGGCATCGCCGTAGGGGCAGCGGTGGTCGCGCTTGCCTCTCCGCTGCTGGCGATCATCCCGGAGAGTGAGGCCGGGGAGCCTGGTGTTGCCCCGGCCGAAGGGGCAGCTGCCGCGCCGCCGGTGCCGGAGCCGCCGGCCTCGATCGGGGAGCCGGCGTTCGTGCCGTCACCCACGCCGACCCGTAGCAACACCGGCACCGCACTTCCGAAGCGTGACCAGGTGGTTGGTCCGAAAAGGACGGAAGGTCGGAGTGGGCGGCGTGCCGATAGCCCATCCGCTGATAGCCCATCCGCTGATAGCCCATCCGCTGGCCGTCAGCCGGTGCGGACGGCCGCGCAGCCGGGGCGGACCGCTGCACCGCCGGTGCGGACCGCTGCGCCGAAAGCGCCGGCCGTGACATCGAGGCCTCGTCCGACGCGGTCGCCGTTGCCGACGGTGACTCGGACGCCGGTGGGTGGGCCACAGACACCGACCGACATTCCGACACTGACCGGGCTGCCTACCCTGCCGGGCCGCATGGCTCCGGCGTATTCGATTGCGCAGCCAGACCCGGCCGATCCTGCCGATCCGGCCGATACGTCTGGGTCTGACAATGCGCCCGATACCGATATTCCGCCTGAGCCGGATATCGCCCCTGCTGGGGACGATGCCGACGGGCCGGATGACATGTTCACACCGGACGACGGATCCACAGCGGATGGCGTGGCCGACGGAGATGGTGGGCCGGACGTAGGCGCCACTTCGGGTTCGGCAACGTCGGATGATGAGTCAGTGGCCGACGACGGGAGCGCGTGGTAG
- a CDS encoding class I SAM-dependent methyltransferase, protein MSLLDDPGLFGRQWAPHYDSPGLPDPAPAVEFLAGLADGGPVLELAIGSGRVALPLAARGIPVEGIEASPEMVDLLRAKPGGADLPVTIADMADVPVDGSYPLVYLVFNTLFNLTVPGRQEDCFRNVARVLAPGGAFVIEAFVPDPAQFDRDEQQVQVWSVTEESVSVRLHRYDRAAQTFLRQTLVFSDGGVKLEPFGMRYQWPEQIDAFAADAGLHLEARYADWAGEPFAPDSTTHISVYRKPA, encoded by the coding sequence ATGTCACTTCTCGACGACCCCGGATTGTTCGGCCGGCAGTGGGCGCCCCACTACGACTCGCCCGGCCTGCCCGACCCGGCGCCGGCCGTGGAGTTCCTGGCCGGCCTCGCCGACGGCGGCCCGGTCCTGGAACTGGCGATCGGCAGCGGACGGGTGGCCCTGCCGCTGGCCGCACGCGGCATCCCGGTTGAAGGCATCGAGGCCTCACCCGAGATGGTCGACCTGTTGCGCGCCAAGCCGGGCGGCGCCGACCTGCCGGTGACCATCGCCGACATGGCCGACGTGCCGGTCGACGGCAGCTACCCGCTCGTCTACCTGGTCTTCAACACCCTGTTCAACCTGACCGTCCCCGGCCGGCAGGAGGATTGCTTCCGCAACGTCGCCCGCGTCCTGGCACCCGGCGGCGCGTTCGTCATCGAGGCCTTCGTCCCCGATCCGGCCCAGTTCGACCGCGACGAACAGCAGGTCCAGGTGTGGTCGGTGACCGAGGAGTCGGTCAGCGTACGCCTGCACCGTTACGACCGCGCGGCCCAGACCTTCCTCCGCCAGACGCTGGTCTTCAGCGACGGCGGCGTGAAGCTGGAGCCGTTCGGCATGCGCTACCAGTGGCCGGAGCAGATCGACGCCTTCGCCGCCGACGCCGGCCTCCACTTGGAGGCCCGCTACGCCGACTGGGCCGGCGAGCCCTTCGCCCCGGACAGCACCACACACATCTCCGTCTATCGCAAGCCGGCTTGA
- a CDS encoding DJ-1/PfpI family protein → MQIAIVLYPGLTALDAIGPYEFLRSLPGAEVRFVGPEPGPVVADSGVLFLGITHTYAETPRPDIVLVPGSGPCTATAMADEDLLNWLRQVHETTQWTTSVCTGALILAAAGILTGKPATTHWTVQRALSAFGAEPRKNDRIVRSGKVATAAGVSAGLDLGLWLVGEIAGRDHAEMVQLYIEYDPQPPFDAGHPTKARKETVDRAFALSRKIAFTPSQMRAAATVAWRQTLSAFRKPRTNATPPNPTHPS, encoded by the coding sequence ATGCAGATCGCCATCGTCCTCTACCCAGGCCTCACCGCCCTGGACGCCATCGGCCCCTACGAGTTCCTGCGCTCCCTCCCCGGCGCCGAGGTCCGCTTCGTCGGCCCCGAACCCGGCCCGGTAGTTGCCGACAGCGGAGTCCTGTTCCTCGGCATCACCCACACCTATGCCGAAACTCCCCGCCCGGACATCGTCCTGGTACCCGGCTCCGGCCCCTGCACCGCCACCGCCATGGCCGACGAAGACCTGCTCAACTGGCTGCGCCAGGTCCACGAAACCACCCAATGGACCACGTCGGTCTGCACGGGCGCACTCATCCTGGCCGCCGCCGGCATCCTGACCGGCAAGCCGGCCACCACCCACTGGACCGTCCAGCGCGCATTGAGCGCATTCGGAGCAGAACCCCGCAAAAACGACCGCATCGTACGCTCGGGCAAAGTAGCCACCGCCGCCGGCGTCTCAGCCGGCCTGGACCTCGGCCTCTGGCTGGTAGGCGAAATCGCCGGCCGCGACCACGCCGAAATGGTCCAGCTCTACATCGAGTACGATCCGCAGCCCCCGTTCGACGCCGGCCATCCCACCAAGGCCCGCAAGGAAACCGTCGACCGCGCTTTCGCCCTGAGCCGCAAAATAGCCTTCACCCCGTCCCAGATGCGAGCCGCAGCCACAGTCGCCTGGCGCCAGACGTTGTCCGCCTTCCGCAAACCAAGAACAAACGCCACCCCACCGAACCCAACCCACCCCAGCTGA
- a CDS encoding IS3 family transposase, with amino-acid sequence MIHRYRFISEHHAVYGVARLCRVLAVKRRQGYYEWLAAEPARQVRQADDEHLATLIRQIQAEHRGYGSPRVSAELRRRGLRINRKRVERVMRERGLAGITRRRRRSLTRPDAKAAPAPDLIRRDFTAAAPGRRLVGDITYLPTVEGWLYLATTIDLFNREVIGHAMATHMRAELVCDAVELAHRRGLVHRRAVFHSDRGSQYTSSTFRATLTRLNMRPSMGRTGSCFDNAVAESFFASLKAEIGTRVFATRAEARRAVFAYINYYNNKRLHSTVNHQTPREARVCYRPPIALAA; translated from the coding sequence TTGATCCACCGCTACCGGTTCATCTCTGAGCACCACGCTGTCTACGGCGTGGCACGGCTGTGCCGTGTGCTGGCGGTCAAGCGCAGGCAGGGCTACTACGAGTGGCTGGCCGCCGAACCGGCGAGGCAGGTGCGTCAGGCCGACGACGAGCACCTCGCCACCCTGATCCGGCAGATCCAGGCCGAGCATCGCGGCTACGGGTCCCCGCGGGTCAGCGCCGAGCTGCGCCGCCGCGGGCTGCGCATCAACCGCAAGCGCGTCGAACGTGTCATGCGTGAACGCGGTCTCGCCGGGATCACCCGACGCCGGCGGCGGTCGCTGACCCGGCCCGACGCCAAGGCCGCGCCGGCACCGGACCTGATCCGCCGTGACTTCACCGCCGCAGCGCCGGGCCGGCGGCTGGTCGGTGACATCACCTACCTGCCCACCGTCGAAGGCTGGCTGTATCTGGCGACCACGATCGACCTGTTCAACCGGGAGGTCATCGGGCACGCCATGGCCACGCACATGCGCGCCGAACTGGTCTGCGACGCCGTCGAGCTGGCCCACCGCCGCGGCCTGGTCCACCGGCGGGCGGTCTTTCATTCTGACCGCGGCAGCCAGTACACCTCCAGCACGTTCCGGGCGACGCTGACCAGGCTGAACATGCGGCCATCGATGGGCCGGACCGGGTCGTGTTTCGACAACGCCGTCGCCGAGTCCTTCTTCGCCAGCCTCAAAGCCGAGATCGGCACCCGGGTCTTCGCGACCCGCGCCGAGGCCCGCCGGGCGGTGTTCGCCTACATCAACTACTACAACAACAAAAGACTGCATTCCACCGTGAACCACCAGACACCACGCGAAGCACGTGTCTGCTACCGTCCACCCATCGCCCTCGCGGCATGA
- a CDS encoding transposase: MPRPSKYSEDFRRDAVELVRSAGRTIRDVGRELGVNHETLRGWVNAAKRAEEQRAGHRGTDDGELSGAERDELRRLRRKVAELETEKEILRKAAAYFAKEMGR; encoded by the coding sequence GTGCCCCGCCCTTCGAAGTATTCCGAGGATTTCCGTCGGGACGCGGTCGAGCTGGTCCGTTCTGCGGGCCGCACGATCCGTGACGTCGGCCGTGAGCTCGGTGTCAACCATGAGACCCTGCGCGGCTGGGTCAACGCCGCGAAACGTGCCGAGGAGCAGCGTGCCGGCCACCGCGGTACGGACGACGGCGAGCTGAGCGGCGCCGAGCGAGACGAGTTGCGCCGGCTGCGGCGCAAGGTCGCCGAGCTGGAGACGGAGAAGGAGATCCTGCGGAAAGCGGCCGCCTATTTTGCGAAGGAGATGGGTCGTTGA
- a CDS encoding ParA family protein, translating into MSGNGERAEAWTSTLREQQNSLDLGADLGPADPTAYTMRRPIPEPMPTDRHGPARIIALANQKGGVGKTTTTINLGAALAEYGRKVLLVDFDPQGACSVGLGVNPHNLDLSVYNLLMQDDVATEDVIIKTDVAGLHLLPANIDLSAAEIQLVNEVAREMALARALRSVRKEYDFILIDCQPSLGLLAINALTIAHGVLIPLECEFFSLRGVALLLDTIDKVRERLNFDLELEGILATMYDSRTTHCRQVLQRVVEAFGDKVYQTVITKTVKFPESTVAGAPITTLDPASSGARNYRQLAREVIAAKTERG; encoded by the coding sequence ATGTCAGGGAACGGCGAGCGGGCGGAAGCCTGGACCTCTACGCTCCGCGAACAGCAGAATTCCCTCGATCTCGGCGCCGACCTGGGCCCAGCCGACCCCACGGCGTACACGATGCGCCGCCCCATCCCCGAGCCGATGCCCACCGACCGGCACGGCCCGGCCCGCATCATCGCGCTGGCCAACCAGAAAGGTGGCGTCGGCAAGACGACGACCACCATCAACCTCGGCGCCGCGCTGGCGGAGTACGGCCGTAAGGTCCTGCTCGTCGACTTCGACCCGCAGGGCGCCTGCTCGGTCGGCCTCGGCGTCAACCCGCACAACCTCGACCTGAGCGTCTACAACCTGCTGATGCAGGACGACGTCGCCACCGAGGACGTCATCATCAAGACCGACGTGGCGGGTCTGCACCTGCTGCCGGCCAACATCGACCTGTCCGCGGCCGAGATCCAGCTGGTCAACGAGGTGGCCCGGGAGATGGCCCTGGCGCGGGCCCTCCGGAGTGTCCGCAAGGAGTACGACTTCATCCTGATCGACTGCCAGCCCTCCCTGGGCCTGCTGGCGATCAACGCGCTGACCATCGCGCACGGCGTGCTCATCCCGCTGGAGTGCGAGTTCTTCTCGCTGCGCGGCGTGGCCCTGCTGCTCGACACCATCGACAAGGTGCGTGAGCGGCTCAACTTCGACCTCGAACTCGAGGGCATCCTCGCCACCATGTACGACTCCCGCACCACCCACTGCCGCCAGGTGCTGCAGCGGGTCGTCGAGGCGTTCGGCGACAAGGTGTACCAGACGGTCATCACGAAGACGGTCAAGTTCCCGGAGTCGACCGTTGCCGGCGCTCCGATCACTACGCTGGATCCCGCGTCGTCCGGCGCCCGCAACTACCGTCAGCTCGCTCGCGAGGTCATCGCCGCCAAAACAGAACGAGGCTAG
- a CDS encoding site-specific tyrosine recombinase XerD produces the protein MKAYLDHLGVERGLSRNTLASYRRDLERYAQALAAAGIDELGQVRAADVTAHLAGLREEGLASASAARAISAVRGLHRFAVRERLVPHDVAADVRPPAPPKRLPKALDVDQVGRLLAVPGTDSPLGLRDRAILEFLYGTGARISEAVGADIDDLSLDSLDPGPTAILRGKGGRTRVVPVGGYARAALQAYLVRARPLLAAAGKGTPAIFLNARGGRLSRQSAWTVLHRCATEAGLPVDGPYAVSPHTLRHSYATHLLDGGADVRVVQELLGHASVTTTQVYTLVTVERLREVYATSHPRAR, from the coding sequence ATGAAGGCCTACCTCGACCATCTCGGTGTCGAGCGGGGCCTGTCGCGCAACACCCTGGCCTCCTACCGCCGCGACCTGGAGCGTTACGCGCAGGCGCTGGCAGCGGCCGGGATCGACGAGCTCGGGCAGGTGCGTGCGGCCGATGTGACCGCGCACCTGGCCGGGCTGCGCGAGGAGGGCCTGGCGTCGGCGTCGGCGGCGCGGGCCATCAGCGCGGTGCGCGGGCTGCACCGCTTCGCGGTCCGGGAGCGGCTGGTGCCGCACGACGTGGCAGCGGATGTACGCCCACCGGCGCCCCCGAAACGGCTGCCGAAAGCCCTCGACGTGGATCAGGTGGGGCGGCTGCTGGCCGTACCGGGGACCGACTCGCCGCTCGGACTGCGCGACCGGGCCATCCTCGAGTTCCTCTACGGCACCGGGGCCCGCATCTCCGAGGCGGTCGGCGCCGACATCGACGACCTGTCGCTCGACTCGCTCGACCCTGGACCGACCGCGATCCTGCGGGGCAAGGGCGGGCGGACCCGGGTGGTCCCGGTCGGCGGTTACGCGCGGGCCGCGTTGCAGGCCTATCTGGTACGCGCCCGCCCGCTGCTCGCCGCAGCCGGCAAGGGAACGCCCGCGATCTTCCTGAACGCCCGAGGTGGACGATTGTCGCGGCAGAGCGCGTGGACCGTCCTGCACCGCTGCGCCACCGAGGCCGGGTTGCCGGTGGACGGTCCGTACGCGGTGAGCCCGCACACGTTGCGTCACTCCTATGCGACCCATCTGCTCGACGGCGGCGCCGACGTCCGGGTCGTCCAGGAGCTGCTGGGACACGCGTCGGTGACCACGACGCAGGTGTATACGCTGGTGACCGTCGAGCGTCTCCGAGAGGTGTACGCGACGTCTCACCCACGGGCTCGTTAG
- the ald gene encoding alanine dehydrogenase: protein MKVGIPSEVKNNEFRVAITPAGVFEFARAGHDVYVQAGAGLGSSITDADFRAAGATILPDADAVWQTGDLILKVKEPIAQEYHRMRAGQVLFTYLHLAASKECTDALLDRKVTGIAYETVELADRSLPLLAPMSEVAGRLAPQVGSYHLMRQGGGRGVLMGGVPGVYAAKVVVIGAGVSGMNAAAIALGMQSEVLLLDKNVARLRAADADYRGHIQTIASNAYEIEKAVLDADLVIGAVLVPGAKAPTLISNDLVSRMKPGSVLVDISIDQGGCFEDSRPTTHDDPTYRVHESMFYCVANMPGAVPHTSTYALTNVTLPYALELANQGWRDALVRDPALAAGLNTFDGQVVYGPVGEAHGMRAIPLTEVLR, encoded by the coding sequence GTGAAGGTCGGCATTCCCAGCGAGGTCAAGAACAACGAGTTCCGGGTGGCGATCACCCCGGCGGGCGTCTTCGAGTTCGCCCGCGCCGGCCACGACGTGTATGTGCAGGCCGGCGCAGGTCTCGGGTCGTCGATCACGGATGCGGACTTCCGGGCGGCAGGAGCGACGATCCTGCCGGACGCGGACGCGGTGTGGCAGACCGGCGACCTGATCCTCAAGGTCAAGGAGCCCATCGCGCAGGAGTACCACCGGATGCGGGCCGGGCAGGTGCTGTTCACGTACCTGCATCTGGCCGCGTCCAAGGAGTGCACGGACGCGCTGCTGGACCGGAAGGTCACCGGCATCGCGTACGAGACGGTCGAGCTGGCGGACCGGTCGCTGCCGCTGCTCGCCCCGATGTCCGAGGTGGCCGGGCGGCTCGCCCCGCAGGTCGGGTCGTACCACCTGATGCGTCAGGGCGGCGGTCGCGGCGTGCTGATGGGCGGCGTGCCCGGGGTGTACGCGGCGAAGGTCGTGGTGATCGGCGCCGGGGTGTCCGGGATGAACGCCGCGGCGATCGCGCTCGGCATGCAGTCCGAGGTGCTGCTGCTGGACAAGAACGTGGCCCGGCTGCGCGCGGCCGACGCCGACTACCGGGGGCACATCCAGACGATCGCGTCGAACGCGTACGAGATCGAGAAAGCCGTCCTCGACGCCGACCTGGTGATCGGGGCGGTGCTGGTGCCCGGCGCGAAAGCGCCGACGTTGATCTCCAACGACCTGGTGTCGCGGATGAAACCGGGCAGTGTGCTGGTGGACATCTCGATCGACCAGGGCGGTTGCTTCGAGGACTCCCGGCCGACCACCCACGACGACCCGACCTACCGGGTGCACGAGTCGATGTTCTACTGCGTGGCCAACATGCCGGGGGCGGTGCCGCACACCAGCACCTACGCGCTGACCAACGTCACCCTCCCGTACGCTCTGGAGCTGGCGAACCAGGGCTGGCGCGACGCGCTGGTCCGGGATCCGGCGCTCGCGGCCGGCCTGAACACGTTCGACGGGCAGGTCGTCTACGGTCCGGTGGGCGAGGCGCACGGGATGCGCGCGATACCCCTGACGGAGGTGCTCCGCTGA